From one Salmo salar chromosome ssa09, Ssal_v3.1, whole genome shotgun sequence genomic stretch:
- the LOC106610842 gene encoding LOW QUALITY PROTEIN: eIF-2-alpha kinase GCN2-like (The sequence of the model RefSeq protein was modified relative to this genomic sequence to represent the inferred CDS: inserted 2 bases in 1 codon) produces MSCHQTSTWADDYSVQQENELEALASIFGEDFNDLRNNHPWKIKRPPEVYLCLRPNGLNNGKESYVTVDLQVQCPPTYPVPPEFELKNAKGLSNDNLQSLQTQLTKLAAERCGEVMIYELADHVQVFLSEHNKPPSSSFHEEMLKNQRLQQERLALEEQEKLDQRRRCNLRSWLKSKGERRRGKNTLPNRRDTCCEDSPRSQEVLYFSNSTLGDLMVHRGKCLGESERLGRNVYNAFDATNGEFAVVYEWILRWNKKIGKFFTSEEKGKIDNCKKQIHGAESELNSLLKLKHPNLVHYQALSSSERDDCLVVDLLVEHVGVSSSLSQSLSSQTAIPLERLHLHTTQLLAALDYLHSNSVVHKQLGASSVLLDHLGNVRLTDYSLSKRLGDLCKEDIFQEACVRFCEDTVPTKAGKKGDVWSLGLMLLALSQGEEVREFPVSVPTSLPADFQDFLNRCVCLNDADRWNTQQLLDHPFLNPPPPKTPPQCQDASPEDIGDDFASSVIPHSHILNAPFSTGLQRQFSRYFNEFEELQLLGKGAFGAVIKVQNKLDGCYYAVKRIQVNPASKQFRRIKGEVTLLSRLSHENIVRYYNAWIERHETPSMGILSSDSSETRSTAEKPPQVRAPSLGLNELRISMLDNVEGNALLPATASSVEWSTSIERSSSAKCSGHKSSDEEDDDDXFFCASFLPSNSDSESDIVFDNGDGSVSQEEPSNRMGGGDTIKSTDSLYLYIQMEYCEKSTLRDTIDQGLHQDKSRLWRFFREILDGLAYIHQQGMIHRDLKPVNIFLDSQEHVKIGDFGLATDHPANVAAASILDIEESGSFLILKPDPTGNMTGMVGTALYVSPEVQGNTKATYNQKVDLFSLGIILFEMSYRPMTTGSERISVLSQLRMEDINFPEDFPECTSGTQRKVIGWLLNHDPALRPTVQELLKSDLLPPPQMEESELHEVLQHTMANVNGKAYRTMVNQLFSQITSPVMDYTYDINLHKGNFNFNSAKLQPYVYETITWIFKKHGAVRLQTPLLLPRNRKLYEGSEPACLMDHSGMLVTLPYDLRIAFARFVARSNITHFKRWSIERVFRPRKLDRAHPRELLECSFDVIVPVTNSLLPDAETIFTIAEIIQEFSVLQERNYHIYLNHTSLLKAVLLHSGIPEDKLSHASSILCDAMSEKLTRREVEAKFCNLSLSNNSLQTLYKYIEQKGVLRDLVPLITSLTKQKTAVTQLAKQGVKDLEELTGLLRRLGVKLPVVVNLGLVYKVQHHCGVIFQFVAFIKKHRRTVPDIMAAGGRYDHLILEFRGPASSAPVPSAVGASLALDKVCAALASMEEPPSISSCDVLVVPVGHTSMGRAISVVQKLWTAGVSADIVYDVSQSQETMLEHCRQAGITCMALVSDKDGNYIKVKSFEKERQSEKRIPESDLVDHIVQKCRTKFFEERNIRETSETVSLQNTKGSLVNASGSSEQHGSSASSNINVLLISPEKVSSSARRRYETKVDLPKGTLINFLSLEFDGDEQFNISVKRLLSRLPKQRYLKSICEEIHCFKILKRVAVVVLYSYKDDYYKILL; encoded by the exons ATGAGTTGTCATCAGACTTCTACATGGGCCGACGACTATTCTGTACAACAGGAAAACGAACTAGAAGCGCTTGCATCAATTTTTGGAGAAGATTTTAATGATCTGCGTAATAACCATCCATGGAAG ATCAAAAGACCACCAGAGGTATACCTGTGCCTGCGACCTAATGGACTAAACAATGGGAAGGAAAGTTATGTGACAGTGGACCTGCAGGTCCAATGCCCACCTACTTACCCTGT ACCTCCAGAGTTTGAGCTGAAGAATGCCAAAGGTCTCTCCAATGACAACCTCCAGAGCCTCCAGACCCAGCTCACTAAACTGGCTGCAGAGCGATGTGGGGAG gtGATGATCTATGAGCTGGCCGACCATGTCCAGGTGTTCCTGAGTGAACACAACAAGCCTCCGTCCAGCTCCTTTCATGAGGAGATGTTGAAGAACCAGCGGCTACAGCAGGAGAGGCTAGCCCTGGAGGAGCAGGAGAAACTGGACCAACGCCGCAGATG CAATTTGAGATCCTGGCTGAAAtccaaaggagagaggagaagaggaaaaaaTACATTGCCAAACAG ACGAGACACATGCTGCGAGGATAGCCCACGCTCACAGGAAGTGCTTTACTTCAGCAACAGTACCCTTGGGGATCTCATGGTGCATAGAGGAAAGTGCCTCG GGGAAAGTGAGAGGCTTGGCCGTAATGTTTATAATGCTTTCGACGCAACCAACGGAGAGTTTGCCGTAGTATACGAGTGGATCCTACGCTGGAACAAGAAGATTGGCAAGTTCTTCACCAGTGAGGAAAAGGGGAAGATTGACAATTGTAAAAAGCAG ATCCACGGTGCGGAGAGTGAGCTGAACTCCCTACTGAAGCTGAAACACCCGAACCTGGTGCACTACCAGGCTCTGAGCTCCAGTGAGAGGGATGACTGCCTGGTGGTGGACCTGCTGGTAGAGCATGTGGGGGTCAGCAGCAGTCTGAGCCAGAGCCTGTCCAGCCAGACCGCCATCCCCCTGGAGCGCCTCCACCTGCACACCACCCAGCTCCTTGCTGCCCTCGACTACctccactccaactctgttgtcCACAAGCAGCTGGGCGCCTCCAGCGTGCTGCTGGACCACCTGGGCAACGTGCGTCTCACAGACTACAGCCTCTCCAAGAGACTGGGCGACCTCTGCAAGGAGGACATCTTTCAGGAGGCCTGTGTGCGCTTCTGTGAGGACACGGTGCCCACCAAGGCTGGGAAGAAAGGGGACGTGTGGAGCCTGGGGCTGATGCTGCTGGCACTTAGCCAGGGCGAGGAGGTCAGGGAGTTCCCGGTGTCTGTGCCCACCAGCCTGCCCGCTGACTTCCAGGACTTCCTCAACAG gtgtgtgtgtctgaatgatGCTGACCGCTGGAACACCCAGCAGCTGTTGGACCACCCCTTCCTCAACCCTCCACCTCCGAAGACCCCTCCACAGTGCCAGGACGCTAGTCCAGAAG ACATTGGTGATGACTTTGCGTCGTCGGTCATCCCTCACAGTCACATCCTCAATGCGCCGTTCAGCACTGGGCTGCAGAGGCAGTTCTCACGCTACTTCAACGAGTTTGAGGAGTTACAGCTGCTGGGGAAAGGAGCTTTTGGTGCAGTTATCAAG GTCCAGAACAAGCTGGATGGATGTTACTATGCTGTGAAGCGTATCCAGGTGAACCCGGCCAGTAAGCAGTTCCGTAGGATCAAAGGTGAGGTGACGCTGCTGTCGCGCCTCAGCCATGAGAACATCGTCCGCTACTACAACGCTTGGATCGAGAGGCACGAGACCCCCTCCATGGGGATACTGAGCTCAGACAGCTCCGAGACCCGGAGCACAGCGGAGAAGCCGCCTCAGGTCCGAGCCCCTTCTCTGGGCCTCAACGAGCTCAGAATCAGCATGCTTGACAATGTGGAGGGTAATGCCCTACTCCCTGCCACGGCGAGCTCGGTGGAGTGGAGCACCTCCATCGAGAGGTCCTCTAGCGCCAAGTGCAGTGGTCACAAGTCCAGCGacgaggaggatgatgatga gtttttCTGTGCCTCGTTCCT CCCATCAAACAGTGACTCAGAGAGTGACATCGTTTTTGACAATGGAGATGGCAGCGTATCCCAG GAAGAGCCAAGCAATAGAATGGGTGGTGGTGACACGATAAAGAGCACAGACTCTCTTTATCTTTACATCCAG atgGAATACTGTGAAAAAAGCACTTTACGAGACACCATTGACCAGGGTCTCCATCAGGACAAAAGTCGCCTGTGGAGGTTCTTCAGGGAGATCCTGGATGGCCTGGCTTACATCCACCAACAG GGGATGATTCATCGAGACCTCAAGCCCGTCAACATTTTCTTGGACTCTCAGGAGCATGTGAAAATTGGAGACTTTGGCCTGGCCACAGACCATCCTGCTAATGTG GCCGCAGCAAGCATACTGGATATTGAGGAGAGTGGCTCTTTCCTGATTCTCAAACCGGACCCAACAG GGAATATGACTGGTATGGTTGGTACTGCCCTATATGTCAGTCCAGAGGTGCAAGGAAATACCAAAGCCACTTACAACCAG AAAGTGGATCTGTTTAGCTTGGGTATTATCCTGTTTGAGATGTCCTACCGACCCATGACCACCGGCTCTGAACGAATCTCAGTCCTGAGCCAGCTGCGCATG GAGGACATCAACTTCCCTGAAGATTTCCCTGAGTGTACGAGTGGAACGCAG AGGAAGGTTATTGGCTGGCTGCTGAACCATGACCCGGCCCTGCGTCCCACGGTCCAGGAGCTCCTGAAGAGTGATCTGCTGCCCCCGCCCCAGATGGAGGAGTCGGAGCTCCACGAGGTCCTGCAGCACACCATGGCTAACGTCAATGGCAAGGCCTACCGCACCATGGTCAACCAGCTGTTCTCCCAGATCACCTCCCCCGTCATGGACTACACCTACGATATCAACCTCCACAAG GGCAACTTTAATTTCAACAGTGCCAAATTGCAACCGTATGTGTACGAAACAATCACCTGGATCTTCAAGAAACATG GGGCTGTGCGTCTCCAGACTCCCCTGCTCCTCCCCAGGAACAGGAAGCTGTATGAAGGCAGTGAGCCAGCCTGCTTGATGGACCACAGTGGCATGCTGGTCACCCTGCCCTACGACCTCCGG ATTGCCTTCGCAAGATTTGTGGCCAGAAGTAATATTACCCATTTCAAGAG GTGGAGCATTGAGCGTGTGTTCCGGCCCAGAAAGCTGGACAGGGCCCACCCCAGGGAGCTGCTGGAGTGTTCCTTTGACGTCATTGTCCCCGTCACTAATAGCCTGCTGCCTGACGCTGAGACCATTTTCACCATCGCAGAGATTATCCAGGAGTTCAGTGTCCTGCAG GAGAGGAACTACCACATCTACCTAAACCACACCAGCCTGCTGAAGGCCGTCCTGCTACACAGCGGCATCCCCGAGGACAAACTGAGCCACGCATCCAGCATCCTCTGTGACGCCATG AGTGAAAAGCTGAccaggagagaggtggaggccaAGTTCTGTAACCTGTCCCTGTCCAACAACAGT tTGCAGACTCTGTATAAATACATAGAGCAGAAAGGAGTCCTGCGGGACCTGGTCCCCCtcatcacctctctgaccaaacAGAAGACTGCAGTCACCCAGCTGGCAAAGCAGGGCGTTAAAGACCTGGAGGAACTCACTGGCCTGCTCAGGAGACTGGGAGTCAAGCTACCG GTGGTGGTAAATCTGGGTCTGGTTTATAAGGTGCAACACCATTGTGGGGTCATCTTCCAGTTTGTGGCCTTCATCAAGAAGCACAGACGCACCGTGCCAGACATCATGGCTGCAGGAGGGAGGTACGACCACCTG ATCCTTGAGTTCCGTGGCCCAGCGTCCTCTGCTCCTGTCCCTTCGGCAGTAGGGGCCAGTTTGGCTCTGGACAAGGTCTGTGCTGCCCTGGCCAGCATGGAAGAGCCG CCCTCTATCAGTTCATGTGACGTGCTGGTGGTACCAGTTGGCCACACCTCCATGGGCCGAGCCATCAGCGTGGTCCAGAAGCTGTGGACAGCAGGAGTTTCTGCTGACATTGTCTATGACGTGTCACAG tcccaggagacTATGCTGGAGCACTGTAGACAGGCTGGCATCACCTGCATGGCCCTTGTCTCAGACAAGGACGGGAACTACATCAAG GTCAAGTCCTTTGAGAAGGAAAGGCAGTCAGAGAAGAGGATTCCAGAGTCTGACCTTGTGGATCACATTGTTCAGAAATGTCGGACCAAATTCTTTGAGGAGAGAAATATCCG GGAAACCTCTGAGACTGTCTCTCTTCAGAACACCAAGGGGTCACTCGTCAATGCCTCAG GATCGTCAGAGCAGCACGGGAGCAGCGCCTCCAGTAACATCAATGTGTTACTTATCTCACCAGAAAAGGTGTCCTCCAGCGCCAGACGGCGCTACGAGACCAAG GTGGACCTGCCGAAGGGAACTCTCATCAACTTCCTATCATTGGAG TTTGATGGAGATGAGCAGTTCAACATCAGCGTTAAACGTCTGCTGTCACGTCTCCCCAAGCAGCGCTACCTCAAGTCCATCTGTGAGGAGATCCACTGCTTCAAAATCTTAAAACG GGTTGCTGTGGTGGTTTTGTACAGCTACAAGGACGATTACTACAAGATTCTTCTGTGA